From Lasioglossum baleicum chromosome 2, iyLasBale1, whole genome shotgun sequence, a single genomic window includes:
- the LOC143220561 gene encoding protein ABHD18 isoform X2 has protein sequence MPPSRLDAVYRSILLTKFFTKGWGSPQNLKRIFEFRKVIANREVCYNLIPRDYPINITKDEEWSDCHIIEGCFQSPFDKHLPGIMPTETITAHFQLVLPRRWHSHKSKPVCLHLAGTGDHYFWRRRNLIAKPLLKESGIASLLLENPFYGLRKPQNQIRSSLHNVCDIFIMGGCLIMESLVLLNWCEKQGFGPLGLTGLSMGGHMASLAATNWPKPIPLVPCLSWSTASPVFTQGVMSASINWTLLENQYFANELYQNDLAKMVRIVGEEDAFLAGQHFAQHYPASIRRVKQLKGGSGDANRNSASSNSNKSVMESKLNGCDSEMKNGNIKEQDVDEKAAAKIFPLSLLSDRFKSKDSNTLKVSRHPLFSDYKWREREALQFMCGIMDECTHLKNFEVPVDTELIIAVCARDDAYVPRDGCMSLEKIWPGAEIRYIDAGHVTAYLLHQKVFRSTIVEAFERSLKKYPEQFS, from the exons ATGCCACCCAGCCGTTTGGACGCTGTTTACAGGAGCATCCTACTCACGAAATTCTTTACCAAGGGCTGGGGCAGTCCCCAGAATTTGAAAAG gatttttGAATTCAGGAAAGTCATTGCAAACAGGGAAGTATGTTACAACCTTATACCCCGTGATTACCCAATCAATATTACTAAG GATGAAGAATGGTCCGACTGTCATATAATAGAAGGTTGTTTTCAAAGTCCCTTTGATAAACACCTCCCTGGTATAATGCCAACCGAAACAATAACTGCACATTTCCAATTGGTTCTGCCTCGCAGATGGCACTCCCACAAATCAAAACCTGTTTGTTTACACCTCGCTGGTACAGGAGACCAT TATTTTTGGAGGAGAAGAAACTTGATTGCTAAACCACTCCTCAAAGAATCGGGTATCGCTTCGTTGTTGTTGGAAAATCCATTTTATGGATTACGAAAGCCACAGAATCAAAT ACGTTCTAGTTTACATAATGTATGCGATATCTTCATCATGGGAGGATGCCTGATAATGGAGTCGCTTGTTTTGTTAAATTGGTGTGAGAAACAGGGTTTCGGACCCTTGGGGTTAACAGGGTTATCAATGGGCGGCCAT ATGGCTTCTTTGGCTGCAACCAATTGGCCGAAGCCTATACCACTAGTTCCTTGTCTTTCTTGGTCAACCGCGTCGCCGGTGTTCACTCAAGGAGTGATGAGTGCCTCCATTAATTGGACGCTCTTAGAAAACCAATACTTCGCGAATGAACTGTATCAGAACGATCTCGCAAAAATGGTGAGAATCGTAGGTGAAGAG GATGCGTTCCTAGCTGGTCAACATTTTGCTCAACACTATCCGGCAAGTATAAGAAGGGTTAAACAGTTGAAGGGGGGGTCTGGGGATGCTAATCGAAATTCAGCCTCGTCCAACAGTAACAAATCTGTAATGGAAAGCAAATTAAATGGTTGTGATTCTGAAATGAAAAATGGTAACATAAAGGAGCAAGACGTGGATGAGAAAGCGGCGGCTAAAATATTCCCTTTGAGTCTGCTCTCTGACAGATTTAAGTCTAAAGATTCAAACACGCTCAAAG TGTCAAGGCACCCACTATTTTCGGACTATAAGTGGCGGGAACGGGAAGCCTTGCAATTCATGTGCGGGATTATGGACGAGTGTACGCATCTGAAAAATTTCGAAGTACCTGTTGATACCGAACTGATCATTGCCGTCTGCGCGAGGGACGACGCATATGTGCCTCGGGACGGATGTATGAGCTTAGAGAAAATATGGCCTGGCGCTGAGATTCGTTACATCGATGCAGGACATGTAACTGCGTATCTGTTACACCAGAAAGTGTTCAG ATCTACCATAGTCGAAGCATTTGAACGATCTctcaaaaaatatcctgaacaATTCAGTTGA
- the LOC143220561 gene encoding protein ABHD18 isoform X1, with product MPPSRLDAVYRSILLTKFFTKGWGSPQNLKRIFEFRKVIANREVCYNLIPRDYPINITKDEEWSDCHIIEGCFQSPFDKHLPGIMPTETITAHFQLVLPRRWHSHKSKPVCLHLAGTGDHYFWRRRNLIAKPLLKESGIASLLLENPFYGLRKPQNQIRSSLHNVCDIFIMGGCLIMESLVLLNWCEKQGFGPLGLTGLSMGGHMASLAATNWPKPIPLVPCLSWSTASPVFTQGVMSASINWTLLENQYFANELYQNDLAKMVRIVGEEDAFLAGQHFAQHYPASIRRVKQLKGGSGDANRNSASSNSNKSVMESKLNGCDSEMKNGNIKEQDVDEKAAAKIFPLSLLSDRFKSKDSNTLKGVCLLPVSRHPLFSDYKWREREALQFMCGIMDECTHLKNFEVPVDTELIIAVCARDDAYVPRDGCMSLEKIWPGAEIRYIDAGHVTAYLLHQKVFRSTIVEAFERSLKKYPEQFS from the exons ATGCCACCCAGCCGTTTGGACGCTGTTTACAGGAGCATCCTACTCACGAAATTCTTTACCAAGGGCTGGGGCAGTCCCCAGAATTTGAAAAG gatttttGAATTCAGGAAAGTCATTGCAAACAGGGAAGTATGTTACAACCTTATACCCCGTGATTACCCAATCAATATTACTAAG GATGAAGAATGGTCCGACTGTCATATAATAGAAGGTTGTTTTCAAAGTCCCTTTGATAAACACCTCCCTGGTATAATGCCAACCGAAACAATAACTGCACATTTCCAATTGGTTCTGCCTCGCAGATGGCACTCCCACAAATCAAAACCTGTTTGTTTACACCTCGCTGGTACAGGAGACCAT TATTTTTGGAGGAGAAGAAACTTGATTGCTAAACCACTCCTCAAAGAATCGGGTATCGCTTCGTTGTTGTTGGAAAATCCATTTTATGGATTACGAAAGCCACAGAATCAAAT ACGTTCTAGTTTACATAATGTATGCGATATCTTCATCATGGGAGGATGCCTGATAATGGAGTCGCTTGTTTTGTTAAATTGGTGTGAGAAACAGGGTTTCGGACCCTTGGGGTTAACAGGGTTATCAATGGGCGGCCAT ATGGCTTCTTTGGCTGCAACCAATTGGCCGAAGCCTATACCACTAGTTCCTTGTCTTTCTTGGTCAACCGCGTCGCCGGTGTTCACTCAAGGAGTGATGAGTGCCTCCATTAATTGGACGCTCTTAGAAAACCAATACTTCGCGAATGAACTGTATCAGAACGATCTCGCAAAAATGGTGAGAATCGTAGGTGAAGAG GATGCGTTCCTAGCTGGTCAACATTTTGCTCAACACTATCCGGCAAGTATAAGAAGGGTTAAACAGTTGAAGGGGGGGTCTGGGGATGCTAATCGAAATTCAGCCTCGTCCAACAGTAACAAATCTGTAATGGAAAGCAAATTAAATGGTTGTGATTCTGAAATGAAAAATGGTAACATAAAGGAGCAAGACGTGGATGAGAAAGCGGCGGCTAAAATATTCCCTTTGAGTCTGCTCTCTGACAGATTTAAGTCTAAAGATTCAAACACGCTCAAAG GCGTTTGTTTATTACCAGTGTCAAGGCACCCACTATTTTCGGACTATAAGTGGCGGGAACGGGAAGCCTTGCAATTCATGTGCGGGATTATGGACGAGTGTACGCATCTGAAAAATTTCGAAGTACCTGTTGATACCGAACTGATCATTGCCGTCTGCGCGAGGGACGACGCATATGTGCCTCGGGACGGATGTATGAGCTTAGAGAAAATATGGCCTGGCGCTGAGATTCGTTACATCGATGCAGGACATGTAACTGCGTATCTGTTACACCAGAAAGTGTTCAG ATCTACCATAGTCGAAGCATTTGAACGATCTctcaaaaaatatcctgaacaATTCAGTTGA
- the LOC143220561 gene encoding protein ABHD18 isoform X3, whose translation MPTETITAHFQLVLPRRWHSHKSKPVCLHLAGTGDHYFWRRRNLIAKPLLKESGIASLLLENPFYGLRKPQNQIRSSLHNVCDIFIMGGCLIMESLVLLNWCEKQGFGPLGLTGLSMGGHMASLAATNWPKPIPLVPCLSWSTASPVFTQGVMSASINWTLLENQYFANELYQNDLAKMVRIVGEEDAFLAGQHFAQHYPASIRRVKQLKGGSGDANRNSASSNSNKSVMESKLNGCDSEMKNGNIKEQDVDEKAAAKIFPLSLLSDRFKSKDSNTLKGVCLLPVSRHPLFSDYKWREREALQFMCGIMDECTHLKNFEVPVDTELIIAVCARDDAYVPRDGCMSLEKIWPGAEIRYIDAGHVTAYLLHQKVFRSTIVEAFERSLKKYPEQFS comes from the exons ATGCCAACCGAAACAATAACTGCACATTTCCAATTGGTTCTGCCTCGCAGATGGCACTCCCACAAATCAAAACCTGTTTGTTTACACCTCGCTGGTACAGGAGACCAT TATTTTTGGAGGAGAAGAAACTTGATTGCTAAACCACTCCTCAAAGAATCGGGTATCGCTTCGTTGTTGTTGGAAAATCCATTTTATGGATTACGAAAGCCACAGAATCAAAT ACGTTCTAGTTTACATAATGTATGCGATATCTTCATCATGGGAGGATGCCTGATAATGGAGTCGCTTGTTTTGTTAAATTGGTGTGAGAAACAGGGTTTCGGACCCTTGGGGTTAACAGGGTTATCAATGGGCGGCCAT ATGGCTTCTTTGGCTGCAACCAATTGGCCGAAGCCTATACCACTAGTTCCTTGTCTTTCTTGGTCAACCGCGTCGCCGGTGTTCACTCAAGGAGTGATGAGTGCCTCCATTAATTGGACGCTCTTAGAAAACCAATACTTCGCGAATGAACTGTATCAGAACGATCTCGCAAAAATGGTGAGAATCGTAGGTGAAGAG GATGCGTTCCTAGCTGGTCAACATTTTGCTCAACACTATCCGGCAAGTATAAGAAGGGTTAAACAGTTGAAGGGGGGGTCTGGGGATGCTAATCGAAATTCAGCCTCGTCCAACAGTAACAAATCTGTAATGGAAAGCAAATTAAATGGTTGTGATTCTGAAATGAAAAATGGTAACATAAAGGAGCAAGACGTGGATGAGAAAGCGGCGGCTAAAATATTCCCTTTGAGTCTGCTCTCTGACAGATTTAAGTCTAAAGATTCAAACACGCTCAAAG GCGTTTGTTTATTACCAGTGTCAAGGCACCCACTATTTTCGGACTATAAGTGGCGGGAACGGGAAGCCTTGCAATTCATGTGCGGGATTATGGACGAGTGTACGCATCTGAAAAATTTCGAAGTACCTGTTGATACCGAACTGATCATTGCCGTCTGCGCGAGGGACGACGCATATGTGCCTCGGGACGGATGTATGAGCTTAGAGAAAATATGGCCTGGCGCTGAGATTCGTTACATCGATGCAGGACATGTAACTGCGTATCTGTTACACCAGAAAGTGTTCAG ATCTACCATAGTCGAAGCATTTGAACGATCTctcaaaaaatatcctgaacaATTCAGTTGA
- the LOC143220583 gene encoding uncharacterized protein LOC143220583 yields MFAIQNVARRAPQLSKLVVNQHRTLTSLPPREKVSLVELLAHGSLLWLGIMGIPMYIGCNVLKYNEGKED; encoded by the exons ATGTTTGCGATCCAGAATGTAGCCAGGAGAGCTCCACAATTGTCGAAGCTCGTTGTAAATCAACACAGGACACTTACTTCGCTGCCACCCAGAGAAAAAGTATCTCTTGTC GAGCTACTAGCTCATGGATCACTATTGTGGTTGGGAATTATGGGAATACCAATGTACATTGGATGCAATGTACTGAAGTACAATGAAGGGAAAGAAGACTGA